The following proteins come from a genomic window of Micromonas commoda chromosome 2, complete sequence:
- a CDS encoding glycosyltransferase family 2 protein (candidate GDP-Man: dolichyl-phosphate b-mannosyltransferase) — protein MTKFSVIVPTYNERRNIGILYLLLRKAFEDPRCADDDFEVIVVDDNSPDGTQDVVKALAKEYDDDRLLLRPRPGKLGLGTAYVHGLAHATGEFVVIMDADLSHHPRAIPEFIAKQREGNFDVVTGTRYVPGGGVHGWDTRRKLTSRVANYLAHVLLNPGVSDLTGSFRLYRKSMLEDLVKKVVSKGYVFQMEIIVRCRRAGLSVAEVPITFVDRVYGSSKLGGAEIVGYLKGLLWLFATM, from the coding sequence ATGACAAAGTTCAGCGTCATCGTCCCCACGTACAACGAGCGGAGGAACATCGGCATCCTctacctcctcctccgcaaGGCTTTCGAGGACCCGCGGTGCGCCGATGACGATTTCGAGGTCATCGTCGTGGACGACAACTCCCCGGACGGCACGCAGGATGTGGTCAAGGCGTTGGCGAAAGAatacgacgacgatcggCTGTTACTCCGCCCGCGGCCGGGCAAGCTGGGTTTGGGCACGGCGTACGTTCACGGCCTGGCGCACGCCACGGGCGAGTTCGTCGTCATAATGGACGCGGACCTCAGCcatcacccgcgcgcgatcccggAGTTCATCGCGAAACAGCGGGAGGGAAATTTCGACGTGGTCACCGGGACGAGGTACgtgccgggcggcggggttcaCGGTTGGGACACGCGGCGGAAGCTGACGTCGAGGGTGGCGAACTACCTGGCGCACGTGCTTCTGAACCCCGGGGTGTCGGACCTGACGGGATCGTTCCGACTGTACCGCAAGAGCATGCTGGAGGACCTGGTCAAGAAAGTTGTGAGCAAAGGGTACGTTTTCCAGATGGAGATCATCGTGCGGTgcaggcgcgcggggctgaGCGTGGCGGAGGTGCCGATCACGTTCGTGGACAGGGTATACGGCAGCAGCAAGCTGGGAGGCGCCGAAATCGTGGGGTACCTCAAGGGCCTGCTCTGGCTGTTCGCGACGATGTAG
- a CDS encoding predicted protein: MGWGNRSQKQVDPNDPAALLDQLMGSTRNMTETEKATARPAWEEQDVCQMYLAGCCPNALFHASQKRSDLAPCAKVHSEPIRADYQKENPSEPGTKRRGLERRLLRELRILVKSMDDKVRSTKERVELEQKAAAAAKAADKAPPNEVTAKALAEVTEQISELVRKAEEAGDEGDVETAERSLAEAEEKKKLKLQLEATAAKQAEENLALAKVKVTGTMFGEQHVCEVCCSITSVRDELNNQNHLGGQMHAGWTEIRAQRERLEELLKDEPELAPPPNDEEEGEIAAPQEGRDRGYRDGGWDRRDGYRRGGGGGGWDRSPDRRDRRHRDWSRDGRHRGRDRSRSRDRYDDRDRDRYRRDSRDRHAPYGRR, translated from the coding sequence ATGGGTTGGGGCAACAGGTCGCAAAAGCAGGTGGACCCCaacgaccccgccgcgctgctcgaccAGCTCATGGGGTCGACGCGCAACATGACCGAGACCGAGAAGGccaccgcgcgacccgcgtgGGAGGAACAGGACGTCTGCCAGATGTACCTGGCGGGTTGCTGCCCGAACGCGCTGTTTCACGCGTCGCAGAAGCGCTCCGACCTGGCACCGTGCGCAAAGGTCCACTCCGAGCCCATTCGTGCGGATTATCAGAAGGAAAACCCGTCGGAACCGGGAACCAAGCGTCGGGGGCTCGAGCGTCGGCTGCTCAGGGAGCTTCGGATCCTCGTAAAGAGCATGGACGACAAAGTACGATCCACCAAGGAGAgggtcgagctcgagcagaaggctgcggcggccgccaaggctgcggatAAGGCCCCTCCAAACGAGGTcaccgccaaggcgctcgccgaggtcacCGAGCAGATCTCGGAGCTCGTGCGCAAGGCAGAGgaggccggcgacgagggcgacgtggaAACCGCAGAGAGATCGTTAGCCGAagccgaggagaagaagaagctgAAGCTCCAGCTGGAGGCGACTGCGGCGAAacaggcggaggagaacCTCGCTCTGGCCAAGGTGAAGGTGACCGGCACCATGTTCGGCGAGCAACACGTCTGCGAGGTGTGCTGCTCCATCACCAGCGTCAGGGACGAACTCAACAACCAGAACCACCTCGGCGGGCAGATGCACGCGGGTTGGACGGAGATTCGCGCGCAACGCGAgaggctcgaggagctctTAAAGGACGAACCGGaactcgcgccgccgccgaacgacgaggaggaaggcgagatcgccgcgccgcaggAGGGTCGCGACAGGGGataccgcgacggcggctggGACCGTCGGGACGGGTATcgtcggggcgggggcggcggcggctgggacCGCAGCCCGGACCGAAGGGATCGTCGACACCGCGACTGGAGCCGGGACGGGCGGCACCGGGGCCGCGACCGCTCGCGATCCAGGGACAGGTACGAcgacagggacagggacaggTACCGACGCGACAGCCGCGATAGGCACGCGCCCTACGGCCGAAGGTGA
- the LIGB gene encoding catalytic LigB subunit OF aromatic ring-opening dioxygenase (Aromatic ring-opening dioxygenase, catalytic LigB subunit related enzyme [Amino acid transport and metabolism]) yields MTTPLRTVFINHGGGPCFFMPDGAMGPPGAWNSMASHLKALVPSVCPKKPAAVLVISAHWETEEPTVLSCANPPLLYDYYGFPPETYELKWPAPGDPALAARVRELLEAGGFKTGEDAKRGFDHGVFIPLKLSFPDADVPTVQLSLVVGLDPEKHLAMGRALAPLRGENVLIIGSGQSFHNMSGFFGGGFEEPAREFDRWLNETCVGVEPRQRSERLRNWTAAPSARAVHPREEHLAPLFVAAGAAEDEPGERVFADDVLNLAMSGFAFGATSECVAP; encoded by the coding sequence atgacgactCCGCTGAGGACGGTGTTCATCAACCACGGGGGCGGGCCGTGCTTTTTCATGCCggacggcgcgatgggcCCGCCCGGAGCGTGGAACTCCATGGCCAGCCATCTCAAAGCGCTCGTCCCTTCCGTCTGTCCGAAgaagcccgccgcggtgctcgtgaTCAGCGCCCACTGGGAGACGGAGGAGCCCACGGTTCTGAGCTGCGCGAACCCCCCGCTGCTGTACGACTACTACGGTTTCCCCCCGGAGACGTACGAGCTGAAGTGGCCGGCGCCCGGGgacccggcgctggcggcgagggtgcgcgagctgctcgaggctGGCGGGTTCAAgaccggcgaggacgcgaagAGGGGGTTCGATCACGGGGTCTTCATCCCCCTGAAGCTGTCGTTcccggacgcggacgtgcccACCGTGCAGCTCTCGCTCGTCGTGGGGTTGGACCCGGAGAAACACCTCGCCATGGGCAGGGCCCTCGCTCcgctgcgcggcgagaaCGTCCTCATCATCGGCTCCGGGCAATCGTTCCACAACATGTCGGGATTCTTCGGCGGAGGCTTCgaggagccggcgcgggagTTCGACCGGTGGCTCAACGAGACGTGCGTCGGGGTGGAACCGCGTCAACGGTCGGAACGGCTCAGGAActggaccgccgcgccgagcgcgagggcggtgcacccgcgggaggagcacctcgcgccgctcttcgtcgcggcgggggcggcggaggacgaacCGGGCGAGCGGGTGTTCGCCGATGACGTGTTGAATCTCGCCATGTCCGGGTTCGCGTtcggggcgacgagcgagtGCGTCGCTCCTTAG
- a CDS encoding predicted protein has protein sequence MSGYPDYPPGPGPGSGGYTPYGGPQDYAATPQRYARALPRLLGRPHAVSGFKRKPSFAPPLTPSPTPTPTPYRSNFGAPGGGYGGPPPGGLGGGADELHPAEFFDGGGDPDVRPEYFAGMEEMLVYFEGVTAAVVNYSPADTNAIRNELQMLGARVRERYTPDCTHLMTPYQQGQDYKQAAIDGKIVVSYAWLEDCLTARRVVPHTDKVLYQPIRDENGVPGMEQAVVSIAGYKGPIRNDIRELIEAAGATFNQNFTKKTTHLICYRAESEVYAKALLFKLEGQMLEIVNHRWIEDSVRNWRRMPEESEVYRKLGVEVDFEERLDAEKKLRMDVEAQLEEEERSRRNLQELLEAEERARQEMQQQLLEEESQRISLRTQLEGEGQNREALQHQFSRSRSDIDSLQSLLQQSEASRAKQEQQLLAAEEERRSMMRQIEDMRRQQTALQSQFSRSRQDLLTQLEARLNSIEQLRSELDNEAKSHGDTNEKLEAEKRAHKETQEKMVQGEKQVKQLQDQLAAEGRDKAALQKQLEAERKSRLHILSDFESERKQREHLIKQLEAEQKLRQSLQKAVSTKEELRLKAEEEIERLNQDIQEMMDEIDRLKTFEPPEKMDENRVAVKLFLEEDIRFLELDPDVSYEELIIAVGKVFIETYVIKFEDEDKHHITLKTSEDLKIAIRQYEKNESQYLKLILEKAEEETDRG, from the exons ATGTCCGGCTATCCAGACTATCCCCCGGGCCCCGGGCCCGGTTCCGGGGGCTACACCCCCTACGGCGGTCCACAGGACTACGCAGCCACCCCGCAGAGGtacgcccgcgcccttccccgcctcctcgggcgcCCGCATGCCGTCTCGGGTTTCAAACGAAAACCGTCCTTCGCCCCTCCCCTCACCCCGTCACCGACCCCAACGCCGACTCCGTATCGCAGCAacttcggcgcgcccggcggcggctacggcggccCGCCACctggcggcctcggcggtggcgctgatGAGCTCCATCCCGCCGAGTTcttcgacggcggaggcgatcccGACGTCAGGCCCGAGTACTTCGCCGGGATGGAGGAGATGCTCGTGTACTTCGAGGGcgtgaccgcggcggtcgtgaACTACTCGCCCGCGGACACGAACGCCATCCGCAACGAGCTGCAGAtgctcggcgcgagggtgcgcgAGAGGTACACCCCGGACTGTACCCACCTCATGACGCCGTACCAGCAGGGGCAGGACTACAAGCAGGCGGCGATCGATGGGAAGATCGTCGTGTCCTACGCGTGGCTCGAGGATTGCCtcaccgcgcgacgcgtggtGCCGCACACGGACAAGGTGCTCTACCAGCCCATCCGGGATGAGAACGGCGTGCCGGGGATGGAGCAGGCGGTCGTCTCCATCGCGGGGTACAAGGGGCCCATTCGCAACGACATCCGCGAGCTGATTGAGGCGGCTGGCGCCACGTTTAACCAAAACTTTACCAAAAAGACCACGCACCTCATATGCTACCGGGCCGAGTCCGAGGTGTACGCGAAGGCGCTGCTGTTCAAGCTGGAGGGGCAAATGCTGGAGATCGTGAACCACCGGTGGATCGAGGACTCGGTTCGGAACTGGCGGCGCATGCCGGAGGAGAGCGAGGTGTACCGAAAGTtgggcgtcgaggtggacTTTGAggaacgcctcgacgccgagaagaagCTTCGCATGGACGTCGAGGctcagctcgaggaggaggaacgatCGCGTCGTAACCTGCaggagctgctcgaggctgaggagcgcgcgcgtcaggagatgcagcagcagctgctggaggaggagTCGCAGCGAATATCGCTCCGGACTCAGCTCGAAGGGGAGGGGCAGAACCGCGAGGCGCTGCAGCACCAGTTCAGCCGGAGCAGATCCGACATCGACTCGCTGCAGTCGCTGCTGCAGCAGAGCgaggcgagccgcgcgaaGCAGGAGCAGcagctgctcgcggcggaggaggagcgccggTCCATGATGCGGCAGATCGAGGACATGCGGCGACAGCAAACCGCGCTGCAGTCGCAGTTCAGCCGCAGCCGACAGGACCTCCTCacgcagctcgaggcgcgcctgAACTCCATCGAGCAGCTCAGGTCCGAGCTGGACAACGAGGCCAAGTCCCACGGCGACACCAAcgagaagctcgaggcggagaagcgcGCGCACAAGGAGACCCAGGAGAAGATGGTGCAGGGTGAGAAGCAGGTGAAGCAGCTGCAGGaccagctcgccgccgagggcagGGACAAGGCGGCGCTGCAAAAGCAGCTCGAAGCGGAGCGTAAGTCTCGCCTACACATCCTCTCCGACTTTGAGTCCGAGCGCAAGCAGCGCGAGCACCTCATCAAGCAGCTGGAGGCTGAGCAGAAGCTCCGGCAATCTCTCCAAAAGGCGGTCAGCACCAAGGAGGAACTCAggctcaaggcggaggaggagatcgagcgCCTGAACCAGGACATCCAGGAGATGATGGACGAGATCGACCGGCTGAAAACCTTCGAACCGCCCGAGAAGATGGACGAGAACAGGGTCGCGGTCAAGCTcttcctcgaggaggacatcAGGTTCCTCGAGCTGGACCCAGACGTGAGCTACGAAGAGCTCATCATCGCGGTGGGCAAGGTGTTCATCGAGACGTACGTCATCAAGTTCGAGGACGAAGATAAGCACCACATCACCCTCAAGACGTCCGAGGATCTCAAGATTGCCATACGGCAGTACGAGAAGAACGAGTCGCAGTACCTGAAGCTGATTTTGGAAAAGGCGG AAGAAGAAACGGATCGGGGATGA